A region of Hydrogenimonas cancrithermarum DNA encodes the following proteins:
- a CDS encoding cytochrome-c peroxidase: MRTHLIILLITTLVFTLYFNIGFLIPKPSETFDLPVDESLRKEALHRGLSPVPSSWDRALQVVDDSDNPLSSKKIALGHRLFFDPVLSKDRTLSCASCHILEAGGDDNRPTAIGYHNQPNPKHLNSPTVLNAALAKRQFWDGRSPSVEDQAKGPIQAPFEMAMSPKKVVERLKRRDDYVEAFANVFPKKGITFDTVTKAIGAFERTLLTRGAFDLFLEGDDDAISDEAKAGLYLFMRIGCKGCHTGMSVGGQSLQHFPLRRYNSILAPESRFVNGARYFAGFSWQKPRGDAAFPFSDIGEFHGRNGQFVFRVPILRNVTRTAPYFHNGSIETIEEAVRIMARHQLGLTLTNDQIDQIVAFLKTLEGKPVDYVVR, encoded by the coding sequence ATGAGAACCCATCTGATCATTCTGCTAATCACAACGCTCGTTTTCACCCTCTACTTCAATATCGGATTTTTGATTCCCAAGCCTAGCGAAACATTCGATCTGCCGGTTGATGAATCGCTTCGCAAAGAGGCTTTGCATCGGGGGCTTTCGCCGGTGCCGTCATCCTGGGATAGAGCGCTTCAGGTTGTGGACGACTCCGACAACCCTCTATCGTCAAAAAAGATCGCATTGGGGCATCGCCTCTTTTTCGACCCGGTTCTATCTAAAGACCGGACGCTCAGTTGTGCCAGCTGTCACATTCTTGAAGCCGGCGGCGACGACAATCGGCCGACGGCGATCGGTTACCACAACCAGCCCAATCCGAAACATCTCAATTCGCCAACGGTTTTGAATGCGGCATTGGCGAAACGGCAGTTTTGGGATGGCAGGAGTCCGAGTGTGGAAGATCAGGCCAAAGGGCCGATCCAGGCACCGTTCGAGATGGCGATGTCACCTAAGAAGGTGGTCGAGCGATTGAAAAGGCGGGACGATTATGTCGAAGCCTTTGCAAATGTGTTTCCAAAAAAGGGGATAACGTTCGACACGGTAACCAAAGCGATCGGTGCTTTCGAGCGGACACTGCTGACACGCGGGGCGTTTGACCTCTTTTTGGAGGGGGATGACGATGCCATCTCGGATGAGGCGAAAGCGGGTCTCTATCTTTTTATGCGTATCGGATGCAAGGGGTGTCATACGGGAATGAGCGTAGGTGGACAGAGCCTTCAGCACTTTCCGCTCAGGCGCTACAATTCGATTCTCGCACCAGAATCACGCTTCGTCAACGGTGCACGTTATTTTGCCGGTTTCAGCTGGCAGAAACCTCGCGGTGACGCAGCCTTCCCTTTTTCGGATATCGGTGAATTTCACGGCAGGAACGGCCAATTTGTTTTTCGTGTGCCGATACTGCGTAATGTGACACGTACCGCCCCCTATTTTCATAACGGATCGATTGAAACGATCGAAGAGGCGGTTCGGATCATGGCCAGACACCAGCTTGGTTTGACGTTGACAAACGATCAGATCGATCAGATCGTAGCCTTTCTCAAAACGTTAGAAGGCAAACCGGTCGATTATGTGGTTCGATGA
- a CDS encoding thioredoxin family protein — protein sequence MMQRTLATLLLTIQLFADTIQWMGSFDKALVLAQQSGKPMLVVLVTRECGACRELFATTFRDKDVVDLVNEKTIAVIVTEENEDYPIELLYTLVYPTLFLLSPQEVFLKEPLRGTVDASLLKEKFLNE from the coding sequence ATGATGCAAAGAACCTTGGCGACGTTGCTGCTGACGATACAACTTTTCGCTGATACGATTCAATGGATGGGATCGTTCGACAAGGCGTTGGTTCTTGCCCAGCAAAGCGGAAAACCGATGCTGGTTGTGCTTGTTACGCGTGAGTGTGGGGCATGCAGAGAACTTTTCGCTACAACATTCCGCGACAAAGATGTCGTCGATCTCGTCAACGAAAAAACCATTGCGGTCATCGTGACCGAAGAGAATGAAGATTATCCGATCGAATTGCTCTATACACTGGTGTATCCGACGCTCTTTCTACTTTCTCCACAAGAGGTTTTTTTGAAAGAACCGCTCAGAGGAACAGTCGATGCCTCACTGTTGAAAGAAAAATTTCTGAATGAATGA
- a CDS encoding precorrin-2 dehydrogenase/sirohydrochlorin ferrochelatase family protein, translated as MAYFPAFIKLDGKKILLVGGGNIAGEKLEKLLDFTKEITVIAPEISDTVRTMAETNGLTLHQRPYRPEDIEGYFVVIVAVDDLSLQKEIYDACQMRHTLCNSVDSVDYCDFIFPSYTKKGALTVAFSTSGISPSVAKYLRRAIETVIPDSVADFLEEMKQLRASLPKGKERMKLLDEKARIYIDNLFKKGQ; from the coding sequence ATGGCGTATTTTCCGGCTTTTATCAAACTCGATGGCAAAAAGATTCTTCTGGTTGGCGGCGGCAATATCGCCGGTGAAAAACTCGAAAAACTGCTCGATTTCACGAAAGAGATCACCGTTATCGCTCCCGAAATATCCGATACCGTCCGAACCATGGCCGAGACGAACGGATTGACGCTCCACCAACGCCCCTATCGGCCTGAAGATATCGAAGGATATTTCGTCGTCATCGTCGCCGTCGACGATCTTTCGTTGCAAAAAGAGATATACGATGCATGCCAGATGCGCCACACACTCTGTAACAGTGTCGACTCGGTCGACTACTGCGACTTCATCTTCCCCTCCTATACCAAAAAGGGGGCGCTAACCGTCGCCTTCTCCACATCGGGCATCTCTCCCTCCGTCGCAAAATACCTGCGCCGGGCCATCGAAACGGTCATTCCCGACTCTGTCGCAGACTTCCTGGAAGAGATGAAGCAGCTGCGCGCCTCCCTTCCGAAAGGAAAAGAGCGGATGAAACTTCTCGATGAAAAAGCCAGAATCTACATCGACAACCTCTTTAAAAAAGGCCAATAA
- the ahbA gene encoding siroheme decarboxylase subunit alpha, with translation MEKEFLTVIQKSFPISKRPFADLARELGSNEEEILKLYKRLKEEKVIRQTSAIFDTKSLGYKSSLVAFKVDEIEKAAGIINAHPGVSHNYERNNPYNLWFTIAVAPDSKLGLERTVKLLAEKADAEEFIVLPTKKMFKISVQLDVKGDRAKKETVKRAKKEPMTLEPIHFEMIKGLQKDIEPVAEPFAPIVDTLGIDYETLATEAERMKKAGLMRRFAAILYHRKAGFTANAMVVWKVPEERAEEIGETVAAYSAVSHCYLRPVYPNWPYPLFSMVHGKSKEEVEAIVGEMANEIGVEEYDYLYSTREFKKVRINYFSPAFEQWEERYA, from the coding sequence ATGGAAAAAGAGTTTTTAACAGTGATACAGAAGAGCTTTCCGATCTCCAAGCGTCCATTTGCGGATTTGGCACGTGAGCTTGGAAGCAACGAGGAAGAGATTTTAAAGCTTTACAAGAGGTTGAAGGAAGAGAAGGTGATCCGGCAGACTTCCGCGATTTTCGATACGAAGTCGCTGGGATACAAATCGTCGCTTGTCGCATTCAAGGTAGACGAGATCGAAAAAGCGGCCGGGATCATCAACGCGCATCCGGGTGTGAGCCACAACTATGAGCGCAACAACCCCTACAATCTCTGGTTTACGATCGCCGTGGCACCGGATTCGAAACTCGGTTTGGAGAGAACGGTGAAGCTTCTGGCCGAAAAGGCGGATGCGGAGGAGTTCATCGTTCTGCCGACGAAAAAGATGTTCAAAATCTCCGTGCAGCTTGATGTCAAAGGCGACCGAGCGAAAAAAGAGACCGTCAAACGTGCGAAAAAAGAGCCGATGACGCTCGAGCCGATCCATTTCGAAATGATCAAAGGGCTTCAAAAAGATATCGAACCTGTCGCCGAACCTTTCGCGCCGATCGTCGATACTCTTGGGATCGACTACGAAACGCTCGCCACGGAGGCGGAGCGGATGAAAAAGGCGGGGTTGATGCGCCGGTTCGCCGCGATTCTCTACCACAGAAAAGCCGGGTTTACCGCCAATGCGATGGTGGTCTGGAAAGTTCCCGAAGAGCGTGCGGAAGAGATCGGCGAGACGGTTGCGGCCTACAGTGCGGTCAGCCATTGCTATCTTCGTCCCGTCTACCCCAACTGGCCCTATCCACTCTTTTCGATGGTGCATGGCAAGTCCAAAGAGGAGGTCGAAGCGATCGTCGGAGAGATGGCGAACGAGATCGGTGTCGAAGAGTATGATTATCTCTACTCCACACGCGAGTTCAAAAAGGTGCGGATCAACTACTTTTCGCCGGCGTTTGAACAATGGGAGGAGCGGTACGCTTGA
- a CDS encoding PAS domain-containing sensor histidine kinase: protein MFKQYKEAIESSNIVSKTDINGIITFVNDEFCKISGYSRDELIGQNHNIVRHPDVPKEKFKRLWDTILAKKTYRATVKNRAKDGSTFYVNTTIIPILDENDLIEEFIAIRYDVTKEVELKMALEKKERELEMLNQTLEERVRLQTRKLYELNKHLEERVREEVQKNEEKQKMLFLQSRMASLGQMMANIAHQWRQPLTELALALFNLKKAAHRQEVDQVDAIYSDAKSMIQNMSQTIEDFINFFKPDKPKAPFAPAESLEEALQILGKTLEKEYISIEKSVDTSLRVVGVSNELSQVLINLLQNAKDAFKQQAYEEKSIRIAMKRSDDSVLIEVEDSAGGIENGVIDRIFEPYFTTKHAAKGTGLGLFMSKMIIEKSFGGTIEVGNGEKGARFTIKLPLEHPSEREVE from the coding sequence ATGTTCAAGCAGTACAAAGAGGCGATCGAGAGTTCCAATATCGTCTCGAAAACCGATATCAACGGCATCATCACCTTCGTCAACGACGAATTCTGCAAAATTTCCGGCTACAGTCGCGATGAATTGATCGGCCAGAACCATAACATCGTCCGTCATCCGGATGTGCCGAAGGAGAAGTTCAAACGGCTTTGGGATACGATTCTTGCCAAAAAAACCTATCGAGCGACTGTCAAGAACCGTGCGAAAGACGGCAGTACCTTCTATGTCAACACGACGATCATTCCGATACTCGACGAGAACGATCTCATCGAAGAGTTTATCGCGATCCGGTACGATGTGACGAAAGAGGTGGAGCTGAAGATGGCACTGGAGAAGAAAGAGCGCGAATTGGAGATGCTCAACCAGACGCTCGAAGAGCGGGTTAGGCTGCAGACGAGAAAACTCTACGAACTCAACAAACACCTCGAAGAGCGGGTGCGTGAAGAGGTACAGAAGAACGAAGAGAAGCAGAAGATGCTCTTTTTGCAGTCACGCATGGCGAGTCTGGGACAGATGATGGCCAACATCGCACATCAGTGGCGACAGCCGCTGACGGAACTGGCACTGGCGCTCTTCAATCTCAAAAAAGCTGCTCACAGGCAGGAAGTGGATCAGGTCGACGCGATCTACAGTGATGCCAAATCGATGATCCAGAATATGTCGCAGACGATCGAAGATTTCATCAACTTTTTCAAACCCGACAAGCCCAAAGCGCCCTTTGCACCTGCCGAAAGTCTGGAGGAGGCACTGCAAATTCTGGGGAAAACGCTTGAGAAGGAGTATATATCGATCGAAAAATCGGTGGACACGTCACTCAGGGTGGTCGGTGTGAGTAACGAACTGTCGCAGGTACTCATCAATCTGCTGCAGAATGCGAAAGATGCATTCAAGCAGCAGGCGTATGAGGAGAAATCGATCCGAATCGCCATGAAACGATCGGATGATAGTGTGCTCATCGAGGTCGAGGACAGTGCAGGAGGGATCGAAAATGGCGTGATCGATCGTATTTTCGAACCCTACTTCACGACAAAACATGCGGCAAAGGGTACGGGATTGGGTCTGTTTATGTCGAAGATGATCATCGAAAAGAGTTTCGGCGGGACTATCGAGGTGGGAAACGGTGAGAAAGGCGCCCGCTTTACGATTAAACTTCCACTGGAACATCCAAGCGAGAGAGAGGTCGAGTGA
- a CDS encoding response regulator transcription factor translates to MPCSSKLARLKVLLVEDEKRLAQLLKEAIGDYFKSFEVVHDGIEGLERCRKMKPDVVITDITMPKMTGLELASTIKKESPEIPIVILSAYSDKEKLLGAIDVGVVKYFIKPFDPEELLDYMCTLSERIKKESLVKLKAPFAYDLQSEQLFKKGVLVHLSKRESRFIAQLLHSPNHYLSNEAIKTVLWEGESVSDERLRTFIRRVRKKSDKALIENVSGQGYVLKMMDDG, encoded by the coding sequence ATGCCGTGCAGTTCGAAACTGGCTCGTCTGAAGGTACTGCTTGTCGAGGATGAGAAGCGTCTGGCACAGCTGCTGAAAGAGGCGATCGGCGACTACTTCAAAAGTTTCGAGGTTGTACATGACGGTATCGAAGGGCTTGAGCGGTGTAGAAAAATGAAACCCGATGTCGTTATTACCGATATAACGATGCCGAAAATGACGGGTCTGGAGCTTGCATCGACAATCAAAAAGGAGAGTCCGGAGATCCCCATCGTCATTCTCAGTGCCTACAGCGACAAAGAGAAGCTGCTGGGTGCGATCGATGTGGGCGTCGTGAAATATTTCATCAAGCCGTTCGATCCGGAAGAGCTTCTGGACTATATGTGTACACTTTCGGAGAGGATCAAAAAAGAGAGCCTCGTGAAGTTGAAAGCACCATTCGCCTATGATCTGCAGAGCGAGCAGTTGTTCAAAAAAGGGGTGCTTGTCCATCTGAGCAAACGCGAAAGCCGCTTTATCGCACAGCTTCTGCACAGTCCGAACCACTATCTTTCCAACGAAGCGATCAAGACGGTTCTTTGGGAAGGAGAGAGTGTCAGTGATGAACGTCTGCGCACTTTTATACGACGTGTCCGGAAAAAAAGCGACAAGGCGTTGATCGAAAACGTTTCCGGACAGGGGTATGTTTTAAAGATGATGGATGATGGATGA
- a CDS encoding anaerobic ribonucleoside-triphosphate reductase activating protein, with translation MSDKPIYDITPFTHLDYPGKLAAIAWFCGCNMRCIYCYNSDIVFSKSGEYTLEDLVAFLKKRTGLLDGVVLSGGEPTLNDLAPLCREIKAMGYMIKLDTNGLNPVRVKELVEEGLVDYIALDFKARNGKFGYITGSSRFDRFADTLDYLIEKRFDFEVRTTVHADLLQPEDINMMIEELKSRGYERPYYLQKFIKTSNNIGDIDEPSQAFDVSKLDDTLPIIWR, from the coding sequence TTGAGCGATAAACCGATCTACGACATCACGCCGTTCACCCATCTCGACTACCCGGGCAAACTGGCGGCGATCGCATGGTTTTGCGGATGCAACATGCGTTGCATCTACTGCTACAACAGCGATATCGTCTTTTCGAAATCGGGTGAATATACGTTGGAGGACCTTGTCGCTTTTTTAAAGAAGCGGACGGGACTGCTCGACGGCGTCGTGCTGAGTGGCGGAGAGCCGACACTCAACGATCTCGCACCGCTCTGTCGAGAGATCAAAGCGATGGGATACATGATCAAACTCGACACCAATGGGCTCAATCCCGTCCGTGTCAAAGAGCTTGTGGAAGAGGGTCTCGTCGACTATATAGCACTCGATTTCAAAGCGAGAAATGGAAAATTCGGCTACATCACAGGTTCGAGCCGCTTCGACAGATTCGCCGATACCCTCGACTACCTGATCGAAAAGAGATTCGATTTCGAAGTCAGGACAACCGTCCATGCCGATCTTCTCCAACCAGAAGATATCAACATGATGATCGAAGAGCTCAAAAGCAGAGGCTACGAGCGCCCCTACTACCTCCAGAAATTCATCAAAACATCCAACAACATCGGAGATATCGATGAACCCTCTCAAGCGTTCGACGTCTCCAAACTCGACGACACACTGCCAATCATCTGGCGTTAA
- the nrdD gene encoding anaerobic ribonucleoside-triphosphate reductase, which produces MDRNETLKKLESKRTKCTVYTRVMGYHRPVESFNIGKKGEHRQRKQFVER; this is translated from the coding sequence ATGGATCGAAATGAAACACTCAAAAAACTCGAATCGAAACGGACCAAATGCACTGTGTATACCAGAGTGATGGGCTATCATCGGCCTGTAGAGAGCTTCAACATCGGCAAGAAAGGCGAACACCGCCAGAGGAAGCAGTTCGTTGAGCGATAA
- a CDS encoding ribonucleoside triphosphate reductase, whose protein sequence is MLKEILKRDGSKEPFAPYKIEDAIKAAFKSQNTQYDNTIFFNVLERLESKRIAAVEDIQDMIEQELFKARYFEVMRAFMIYRHTHKMQREHIYGLTEDTTFVNSTETIEEYIGKSDWRINANSNTGYSHAGLINNTAGKVIANYWLDKVYSKAEGYAHRNGDYHIHDLDCLSGYCAGWSLRVLLDEGFNGVRGRVESRPPNHFREALGQMANFLGILQSEWAGAQAFSSFDTYLAPYVFKDKLDYVEIKKAIRSFVYNLNVPARWGQSPFTNITIDWTVPEDLKEQMPTRAQRHLFTGLEDNELIRIVKQRDPSVSKLEELRYKHFQKEMNLINRAYYEVMTEGDSTGQPFTFPIPTVNITEDFDWYGENTDILFENTAKIGSSYFQNFIGSQYVRDENGNLVPNEEAYKPGHVRSMCCRLQLDLRELLKRGGGLFGSAEMTGSIGVVTINMARLGFVHKGDKSALLARLEELMDMAASTLEKKRKFIQELYDRGLFPYTKRYLPGFNNHFSTIGVNGMNEMIRNFTGDTDHIATESGQQFAIEILDFMREKLKAYQEESGNLYNLEATPAEGTTYRFAKEDRKRYPGIIQAGEGENIYYTNSSQIPVDWTEDPFEALELQDTLQCKYTGGTVLHLYMRERISSAETCRNLVKKVITNFRLPYITITPLFSVCPKHGYIPGEHEYCPKCDEELLLTYDEMEDKNKNNDEKAS, encoded by the coding sequence ATACTCAAAGAGATACTCAAACGTGACGGCTCCAAAGAACCTTTCGCTCCATACAAAATCGAAGACGCCATCAAAGCGGCTTTCAAAAGCCAAAACACACAGTACGACAATACGATCTTTTTCAATGTTCTCGAACGGCTTGAAAGCAAACGGATCGCCGCCGTCGAAGACATTCAGGATATGATCGAGCAGGAACTCTTCAAAGCACGCTACTTCGAAGTGATGCGCGCATTCATGATCTACCGCCACACGCACAAAATGCAGCGCGAACATATCTACGGCCTGACCGAAGACACGACCTTTGTCAACTCCACCGAAACGATCGAAGAGTATATCGGCAAAAGCGACTGGCGCATCAACGCCAACTCCAACACCGGTTACTCACACGCCGGACTCATCAACAACACAGCCGGGAAAGTGATCGCCAACTACTGGCTCGACAAGGTCTACTCCAAAGCCGAAGGATATGCCCACCGAAACGGAGACTACCATATCCACGACCTCGACTGTCTCAGCGGCTACTGTGCGGGATGGAGCCTGCGTGTTTTGTTGGACGAAGGATTCAACGGCGTCAGGGGACGTGTCGAGAGCCGCCCGCCCAACCACTTCAGAGAAGCACTCGGACAGATGGCCAATTTCCTTGGTATCCTGCAGAGCGAATGGGCCGGTGCACAAGCCTTCAGCTCGTTCGACACATACCTGGCTCCTTATGTATTCAAAGACAAACTCGACTACGTAGAGATCAAAAAGGCGATCCGAAGCTTTGTCTACAACCTCAACGTTCCGGCACGCTGGGGTCAATCCCCTTTTACCAATATCACGATTGACTGGACCGTGCCCGAAGATCTGAAAGAGCAGATGCCGACACGTGCCCAGCGCCATCTCTTCACAGGGCTCGAAGACAACGAGCTGATCCGCATCGTGAAACAAAGAGATCCCTCTGTATCGAAACTGGAAGAACTGCGCTACAAACATTTCCAGAAAGAGATGAATCTCATCAACCGCGCCTACTACGAGGTGATGACCGAAGGCGACAGTACGGGCCAGCCCTTCACCTTTCCGATCCCGACCGTCAACATCACCGAAGATTTCGACTGGTACGGCGAAAACACCGATATCCTTTTCGAGAATACGGCCAAGATCGGCTCCTCCTACTTCCAGAATTTCATCGGAAGCCAGTATGTCCGGGATGAAAACGGCAACCTCGTTCCCAATGAAGAGGCGTACAAGCCGGGGCATGTCCGCAGCATGTGTTGCCGGCTACAACTCGATCTTCGCGAACTCCTCAAACGCGGCGGCGGGCTCTTCGGAAGTGCCGAGATGACCGGCAGCATCGGGGTCGTGACGATCAACATGGCACGCCTCGGTTTTGTCCATAAAGGTGATAAAAGTGCGCTTCTTGCCCGTCTGGAGGAGTTGATGGATATGGCCGCCTCGACACTGGAGAAGAAAAGAAAATTCATTCAGGAGCTCTACGACCGGGGGCTTTTCCCCTACACGAAGCGCTACCTGCCCGGTTTCAACAACCACTTCTCCACGATCGGCGTCAACGGCATGAACGAGATGATCCGAAACTTCACCGGCGATACCGACCATATCGCCACCGAGAGCGGCCAACAGTTCGCCATCGAAATCCTCGACTTCATGCGCGAGAAACTCAAAGCCTACCAGGAGGAGAGCGGCAACCTCTACAATCTCGAAGCGACACCGGCCGAGGGAACGACCTACCGCTTCGCCAAAGAGGACAGAAAACGGTACCCGGGCATCATCCAAGCCGGCGAAGGAGAGAACATCTACTACACCAACTCCTCGCAGATCCCGGTCGATTGGACCGAAGATCCGTTCGAAGCGCTCGAGCTGCAAGATACGCTGCAGTGCAAATATACCGGCGGGACGGTGCTGCACCTCTACATGAGAGAGCGCATCAGCTCGGCCGAGACGTGCCGAAACCTCGTCAAAAAGGTGATTACAAACTTCAGGCTCCCCTACATCACCATTACACCGCTCTTTTCGGTCTGTCCGAAACACGGCTACATTCCTGGCGAACACGAATACTGTCCAAAGTGTGACGAGGAGCTGCTGTTGACCTATGATGAAATGGAAGATAAGAATAAAAACAATGATGAAAAAGCATCTTGA
- a CDS encoding hemerythrin domain-containing protein, with protein sequence MEISNYMRDEHRMCDEAFAKAEQAASSGDFTEAFRHFEEFMVDTLKHFDKEEEILFPTFEEVTGSSEGPTQVMRYEHNQVRGLLEQLKDAIDKEDRERFFSVADTLMILLQQHNMKEEQMLYAMCDRVLASQAHEVVEKMKTH encoded by the coding sequence ATGGAAATTTCAAACTATATGCGTGATGAGCACCGTATGTGTGACGAAGCGTTCGCCAAAGCGGAGCAGGCGGCGAGCAGTGGTGATTTTACAGAAGCTTTCAGACATTTCGAGGAGTTCATGGTCGATACCCTCAAACATTTTGACAAAGAAGAGGAGATTCTCTTCCCGACTTTCGAAGAGGTCACCGGAAGCTCCGAGGGACCGACACAGGTCATGCGCTATGAGCACAACCAGGTCAGAGGGCTTCTCGAACAGCTCAAAGATGCGATCGACAAAGAGGACAGGGAGCGTTTCTTCTCCGTCGCGGATACACTGATGATTCTGCTTCAGCAGCACAATATGAAAGAGGAACAGATGCTCTATGCGATGTGCGACCGTGTACTCGCTTCACAGGCGCACGAAGTTGTCGAAAAGATGAAAACACACTGA
- a CDS encoding DUF2249 domain-containing protein yields the protein MHPMLELDVRGLNHPEPLERSVEMFKRMGPKDLFRLVIHRMPQPLLMIAQRHGIRYRVCQVSEAEWHIWFTRDENLDLTACCSGEKDV from the coding sequence ATGCATCCCATGCTTGAACTGGATGTCCGCGGCCTCAACCACCCCGAACCCCTGGAACGATCGGTCGAGATGTTTAAACGGATGGGACCGAAGGATCTTTTCCGGCTCGTTATCCATCGGATGCCACAGCCTCTGCTGATGATTGCGCAGAGGCATGGTATTCGGTATCGGGTTTGCCAGGTTTCCGAGGCGGAGTGGCATATTTGGTTTACCCGGGATGAAAATCTCGATCTGACAGCATGCTGCAGCGGAGAGAAAGATGTTTAA
- a CDS encoding FmdE family protein, which produces MNYPAFFDEVEPIDTIDPLADILGAVENGRITYNYIDMVKLAGHSCPTVAGAWLLSRIGLEKLYGEDLPVRGNVKVELRGALDEGVEGVIGSCIGLITGAANEGGFKGLGGRMGRNNRLFYGVEMEGEVRLTRLDNGVSVEMSYNPSIVPGNPEQQVLMQKIMQGVATPDEKKRFGELWQERVEKILLQEELWPKMVTLY; this is translated from the coding sequence ATGAACTACCCCGCTTTTTTCGACGAGGTCGAACCGATCGATACGATTGACCCGCTTGCAGATATTCTGGGTGCTGTGGAAAACGGACGAATCACCTATAACTACATCGACATGGTCAAACTGGCAGGCCACTCCTGTCCCACCGTTGCAGGTGCCTGGCTTCTTAGCAGGATCGGCCTCGAAAAACTTTATGGTGAAGATCTGCCCGTTCGCGGGAATGTCAAAGTGGAGCTTCGCGGTGCGCTGGACGAGGGTGTCGAAGGTGTCATCGGCAGCTGTATCGGCCTCATTACGGGTGCGGCGAACGAAGGAGGATTCAAAGGGCTTGGCGGCAGGATGGGGCGCAACAACCGGCTTTTTTACGGTGTGGAGATGGAGGGCGAAGTTCGCCTGACGCGTCTGGACAATGGTGTAAGCGTGGAAATGAGCTACAACCCTTCCATCGTACCCGGCAATCCCGAACAGCAGGTTTTGATGCAGAAAATCATGCAGGGAGTTGCCACGCCGGACGAGAAGAAGCGTTTTGGCGAGCTTTGGCAGGAGAGGGTGGAAAAAATTCTGCTACAAGAGGAGTTGTGGCCGAAAATGGTTACGCTCTATTAA